AGTTAAATGGGTTGTATTTAAAAGAATCAGCAAGAAAAATAATTTTAAAAGAATATGATGAAAGATTAAATAGAAAAATTTTTCATAAAGAATTAAAGAAAAATGTGTCCTATAAATTCTTGATAAGGTTAGAGTGTTATAAAATAATAAAACATCTATTAAAAGATAAAGAATATGAAGGTTTTAAATTATGGTGGTGAAAAAATGTATATTATACTTGTTTATGATATAAAATTTGATAAGGATGGTGTAGGACAGAAAATATTACCCAAAGTATTTAAAATATGTAAAAAGTATTTGTATCACATACAAAATTCTGTATTTGAAGGGGAATTAACAAAATCTGAAATTTTTAAGTTAAAAAAAGAATTAGAAGAGGTTATTAGAAAAGATGAAGATTCAATTATAGTATTTCAGAGCAGAAATGAAAGATGGTTAAATAAGAATTTTTGGGGTGTTGTAGAAGATAAAACTTCAAATTTTTTATAATGTCGATAA
This genomic interval from Marinitoga hydrogenitolerans DSM 16785 contains the following:
- the cas2 gene encoding CRISPR-associated endonuclease Cas2, translated to MYIILVYDIKFDKDGVGQKILPKVFKICKKYLYHIQNSVFEGELTKSEIFKLKKELEEVIRKDEDSIIVFQSRNERWLNKNFWGVVEDKTSNFL